Proteins co-encoded in one Papaver somniferum cultivar HN1 chromosome 5, ASM357369v1, whole genome shotgun sequence genomic window:
- the LOC113284452 gene encoding transcription factor SRM1-like isoform X1 produces the protein MFLSGFERPSSEFFKVSIYRKPNWIILCSCNILVVSLMQMTADETSESSTWSREQDKAFENALAIHPEGTENRWEKIAVEVTGKTLEDVKSHYDILVEDISGIEAGLVPVPCYVSSPEGSAEHVGEGGASRKDENSQGNSNHKGKASRLDQERRKGIAWTEEEHRLFLLGLEKYGKGDWRSISRNYVVTRTPTQVASHAQKYFIRLSNSMNKDRRRSSIHDITGVGDAENISTTSRGPITGQANGHFAAGPRAVL, from the exons ATGTTCCTTTCAGGGTTTGAAAGGCCATCTTCAGAATTTTTTAAG GTCAGCATTTACAGGAAGCCCAATTGGATAATTCTTTGTTCCTGTAATATTTTGGTAGTGAGCTTGATGCAG ATGACCGCGGATGAAACCAGTGAGAGCTCCACATGGAGTAGGGAGCAGGATAAAGCCTTTGAGAATGCGCTGGCTATCCACCCAGAAGGTACAGAGAATAGATGGGAGAAAATAGCTGTGGAAGTAACCGGAAAAACCTTGGAGGACGTAAAAAGTCACTACGATATCTTAGTTGAAGACATCAGTGGGATTGAGGCTGGACTTGTGCCTGTGCCTTGCTATGTTTCTTCTCCTGAGGGTTCAGCGGAACATGTAGGTGAGGGTGGTGCCAGTAGAAAAGATGAAAATTCTCAGGGTAATTCAAATCATAAAGGAAAGGCATCAAGGTTGGATCAAGAACGCCGTAAGGGAATAGCATGGACAGAGGAGGAACACAG GTTATTTCTTCTTGGattggagaaatatggaaaagGTGACTGGCGTAGTATATCCCGCAACTATGTGGTGACAAGAACGCCTACCCAGGTAGCCAGCCATGCCCAGAAATATTTCATTCGTTTGAGTAATTCAATGAACAAAGACAGAAGGCGATCAAGCATCCATGATATTACCGGCGTAGGTGATGCTGAAAACATATCAACAACTTCCCGAGGGCCAATCACTGGTCAAGCAAATGGCCATTTTGCTGCTGGACCCAGAGCCGTTTTATAG
- the LOC113284452 gene encoding transcription factor SRM1-like isoform X2, producing the protein MQMTADETSESSTWSREQDKAFENALAIHPEGTENRWEKIAVEVTGKTLEDVKSHYDILVEDISGIEAGLVPVPCYVSSPEGSAEHVGEGGASRKDENSQGNSNHKGKASRLDQERRKGIAWTEEEHRLFLLGLEKYGKGDWRSISRNYVVTRTPTQVASHAQKYFIRLSNSMNKDRRRSSIHDITGVGDAENISTTSRGPITGQANGHFAAGPRAVL; encoded by the exons ATGCAG ATGACCGCGGATGAAACCAGTGAGAGCTCCACATGGAGTAGGGAGCAGGATAAAGCCTTTGAGAATGCGCTGGCTATCCACCCAGAAGGTACAGAGAATAGATGGGAGAAAATAGCTGTGGAAGTAACCGGAAAAACCTTGGAGGACGTAAAAAGTCACTACGATATCTTAGTTGAAGACATCAGTGGGATTGAGGCTGGACTTGTGCCTGTGCCTTGCTATGTTTCTTCTCCTGAGGGTTCAGCGGAACATGTAGGTGAGGGTGGTGCCAGTAGAAAAGATGAAAATTCTCAGGGTAATTCAAATCATAAAGGAAAGGCATCAAGGTTGGATCAAGAACGCCGTAAGGGAATAGCATGGACAGAGGAGGAACACAG GTTATTTCTTCTTGGattggagaaatatggaaaagGTGACTGGCGTAGTATATCCCGCAACTATGTGGTGACAAGAACGCCTACCCAGGTAGCCAGCCATGCCCAGAAATATTTCATTCGTTTGAGTAATTCAATGAACAAAGACAGAAGGCGATCAAGCATCCATGATATTACCGGCGTAGGTGATGCTGAAAACATATCAACAACTTCCCGAGGGCCAATCACTGGTCAAGCAAATGGCCATTTTGCTGCTGGACCCAGAGCCGTTTTATAG